One window of the Catenulispora sp. EB89 genome contains the following:
- a CDS encoding papain-like cysteine protease family protein has translation MGARTPLRAPTRRGTFVAACTAVLAFAFATTASAAELGIDMQVQQQDEWCWAASGDTIATFLGHGTDQNSFCDLAIGQDTSQQCPNQPGQLAWDQNAFQSLGISPGVESGAVGFDQIVSDIDAGHPLETGISWTAGGGHAEVIYGYDSASQTISFGDPWPDDQRMNQMDYNSYVSNDQFTWDDTLSQIGA, from the coding sequence ATGGGAGCAAGAACTCCGCTGCGCGCGCCGACCCGGCGCGGCACCTTCGTCGCGGCCTGCACCGCGGTCCTGGCCTTCGCGTTCGCCACCACCGCGTCGGCCGCCGAGCTGGGCATCGACATGCAGGTCCAGCAGCAGGACGAGTGGTGCTGGGCCGCCTCCGGCGACACCATCGCCACGTTCCTGGGCCACGGCACCGACCAGAACTCGTTCTGCGACCTCGCCATCGGCCAGGACACCTCGCAGCAGTGCCCGAACCAGCCGGGGCAGCTCGCCTGGGACCAGAACGCCTTCCAGTCCCTGGGCATATCGCCCGGCGTGGAGAGCGGCGCGGTCGGCTTCGACCAGATCGTGTCGGACATCGACGCGGGCCACCCGCTGGAGACCGGCATCTCCTGGACGGCCGGCGGCGGCCACGCCGAGGTGATCTACGGCTACGACTCGGCGAGCCAGACCATCAGCTTCGGCGACCCCTGGCCGGACGACCAGCGGATGAACCAGATGGACTACAACAGCTACGTCAGCAACGACCAGTTCACCTGGGACGACACCCTCTCCCAGATCGGAGCGTGA
- a CDS encoding AfsA-related hotdog domain-containing protein, whose protein sequence is MNPPSAATPIVLVGDRFDHFIAAGLGVGVTAFAEAVGRGAYDDLAEPVQVHLGQGLDEAAVADAGGAVERRGLARRLLLDPRDLPTPVEARAVHKHDPRNVLLADFEYCGPYTFEASLRLHNDNELLQDHQAGAHLQGMVLIEAARQMFLAVCELGYLRPWPDRKFSFLLTQVDTHFERLAFPLPLRIRLTAHRADTQDMNRMVFDTETRFVQGGREAATTRVAALVRPLERTTPVELRTAQTAIATMEKARPLAGR, encoded by the coding sequence ATGAATCCTCCGTCCGCCGCAACGCCGATCGTCCTGGTCGGCGACCGCTTCGACCACTTCATCGCCGCCGGCCTAGGGGTCGGCGTCACCGCTTTCGCCGAGGCCGTGGGCCGCGGCGCGTACGACGACCTCGCCGAGCCGGTCCAGGTGCACCTCGGGCAGGGCCTGGACGAGGCCGCGGTCGCCGACGCCGGCGGGGCCGTCGAGCGCCGGGGCCTGGCCAGACGGCTGCTGCTCGACCCTCGCGACCTGCCGACCCCGGTCGAGGCGCGCGCGGTGCACAAGCACGACCCGCGCAACGTGCTCCTCGCGGACTTCGAGTACTGCGGCCCCTACACCTTCGAGGCCTCCCTGCGCCTCCACAACGACAACGAACTGCTCCAGGACCACCAGGCCGGCGCACACCTGCAGGGCATGGTCCTGATCGAAGCCGCACGCCAGATGTTCCTGGCGGTGTGCGAGCTCGGCTACCTGCGCCCCTGGCCGGACCGGAAGTTCTCGTTCCTGCTGACGCAGGTCGACACCCACTTCGAGCGGCTGGCGTTCCCCCTGCCGCTCCGGATCCGGCTGACTGCCCACCGCGCGGACACCCAGGACATGAACCGGATGGTGTTCGACACCGAGACCCGGTTCGTCCAGGGCGGGCGCGAGGCGGCCACGACCAGGGTGGCCGCCCTGGTGCGACCGCTGGAACGGACCACGCCGGTCGAGCTGCGCACCGCGCAGACGGCGATCGCGACCATGGAGAAGGCTCGGCCCCTGGCGGGGCGGTGA
- a CDS encoding cytochrome P450, producing the protein MTDEPDKPPLFPFPHPHSSRPPARFAELTTEPGLPRVVLSNGASALLVSRYADVRAVLSDDRFSRASFSGKPMFARSNASLALATSDPPVHSRRRQAVASEFTARRARETAPWLRELAASSARRLRTLPQPADLVEEFTVPFALRTGAEQLGLPYDDAVKLRPAMAVMMSFGSHTPEEVAAAHAEVHGYFGDLVARRLADADADNEATTGTGRPNDDLLTRLLLGKGADRLSHEEVAVFGAGLLMAGFDTTSRQLAMAVLTVLRDPALTARLREQPEALTPALEEILRWSSLIATGGAAHVALEDVQLGDVLVPAGEVVVPLTAAANQDASIFAAPDRFDPGREDNPHIAFGHGRHYCLGAPLARLQLEVGMSALLAEFPTLRLAVHEDQIPWTTGQFIRGPLALPVRWDGAGWPGVASSTEETAVGASGCPWSPDTGSEEP; encoded by the coding sequence GTGACCGACGAGCCCGACAAGCCACCGCTCTTCCCGTTCCCCCATCCGCACAGCTCACGGCCGCCCGCGCGATTCGCCGAGCTGACCACCGAGCCGGGGCTGCCCCGCGTGGTGCTGTCCAACGGCGCGTCGGCGCTGCTGGTCAGCCGGTACGCGGACGTGCGCGCCGTGCTGTCCGACGACCGGTTCAGCCGCGCCTCGTTCAGCGGCAAGCCGATGTTCGCGCGCTCCAACGCATCGCTGGCGCTGGCCACCAGCGACCCGCCGGTGCACAGCCGCCGGCGGCAGGCTGTCGCCAGCGAGTTCACGGCGCGGCGCGCCCGCGAGACGGCGCCGTGGCTGCGGGAACTCGCCGCGTCCAGCGCTCGGCGGCTGCGCACCCTCCCTCAGCCCGCTGACCTGGTCGAGGAGTTCACCGTCCCGTTCGCCCTGCGCACCGGCGCCGAACAGCTCGGCCTGCCGTACGACGACGCGGTCAAGCTCCGTCCGGCCATGGCCGTGATGATGTCGTTCGGCAGCCACACCCCCGAGGAGGTGGCCGCGGCCCACGCCGAGGTGCACGGGTATTTCGGGGACCTGGTCGCCCGGCGCCTCGCCGACGCCGACGCCGACAACGAAGCCACCACCGGCACCGGCCGCCCGAACGACGACCTGCTCACCCGGCTGCTCCTCGGCAAAGGCGCCGACCGCCTCAGCCACGAAGAAGTCGCGGTCTTCGGAGCCGGGCTGCTGATGGCGGGTTTCGACACCACCTCGCGGCAGCTCGCGATGGCGGTGCTGACGGTGCTGCGCGACCCGGCGCTGACCGCTCGCCTGCGGGAGCAGCCCGAGGCGCTGACGCCCGCGCTGGAGGAGATCCTGCGCTGGAGCTCGCTGATCGCGACCGGCGGCGCGGCCCACGTGGCGCTGGAGGACGTCCAGCTCGGGGACGTGCTGGTGCCGGCCGGGGAGGTGGTGGTGCCGCTGACCGCCGCCGCGAATCAGGACGCGTCGATCTTCGCCGCGCCGGACCGCTTCGACCCGGGGCGCGAGGACAACCCGCACATCGCCTTCGGCCACGGCCGCCACTACTGCCTCGGCGCGCCGTTGGCCCGGCTGCAACTGGAGGTCGGGATGTCCGCGCTGCTGGCGGAGTTCCCGACACTGCGGCTGGCCGTCCACGAGGACCAGATCCCGTGGACGACAGGCCAGTTCATCCGCGGTCCGCTGGCGCTGCCGGTGCGGTGGGACGGCGCGGGGTGGCCCGGGGTGGCTTCCTCGACCGAGGAAACCGCCGTGGGGGCGTCCGGATGCCCGTGGTCCCCAGACACAGGAAGCGAGGAACCATGA